One stretch of Armigeres subalbatus isolate Guangzhou_Male chromosome 2, GZ_Asu_2, whole genome shotgun sequence DNA includes these proteins:
- the LOC134215506 gene encoding uncharacterized protein LOC134215506 has translation MDHDYFWKYIQQDFGEVQIHLQNILKVQNLCNQSITYLTREAILMIQKDMRAMADHFIATCRQPTGMKTPTLRDIYGSRWENNPKEFTFMEGEILCLLGLAACVQQRGIESFLKFAKNQSHSITHHNGHTAPAKLPVLKLPKPRAIIADDSGTENYAVKLINKIKSFYMVLQIADPEFDEFVKVLDNLEVQSMSMSDNEVRATIACPVCTAEGNDRKITFKMDVNGRWHVWSFTRHCDKFHYAIPRGVKRKQCLETEDIDDVMMDESVSDSLNLGIDGQGEDGGSANECSS, from the exons ATGGATCAT GACTACTTCTGGAAGTACATTCAACAAGATTTTGGAGAGGTGCAGATACATCTGCAGAATATACTCAAAGTACAAAATCTTTGCAATCAATCAATAACATATTTAACACGAGAAGCGATCCTAATGATTCAGAAAGACATGCGAGCTATGGCAGATCATTTCATCGCGACTTGCAGGCAGCCCACGGGAATGAAGACGCCGACACTTCGTGACATATATGGCAGCCGGTGGGAAAATAACCCCAAGGAGTTCACGTTCATGGAAGGAGAGATACTGTGTCTGCTTGGACTAGCGGCATGTGTGCAGCAGAGAGGAATCGaatcgtttttgaaattcgcTAAAAATCAAAGTCACAGCATTACTCATCACAATGGACATACTGCGCCGGCCAAACTACCGGTATTAAAGTTGCCAAAGCCGAGAGCTATTATTGCGGATGATTCCGGCACAGAAAACTACGCTGTGAAATTGATCAACAAAATCAAAAGCTTCTATATGGTTCT ACAAATTGCGGATCCCGAATTTGACGAATTTGTGAAGGTACTGGATAATCTGGAGGTACAGTCGATGTCGATGTCGGACAATGAGGTACGGGCTACCATTGCGTGTCCCGTATGCACCGCTGAAGGcaacgatcggaaaatcaccttcaaGATGGATGTTAACGGCCGGTGGCACGTATGGAGTTTCACGCGGCACTGTGACAAGTTTCACTATGCGATACCGAGGGGAGTGAAGCGAAAACAATGCCTGGAAACGGAAGACATAGACGATGTGATGATGGATGAGAGCGTTTCGGATTCGCTGAATCTGGGGATCGACGGCCAAGGAGAAGATGGAG gctcAGCAAATGAATGTTCCAGTTAA